From a region of the Rhodococcus sp. 4CII genome:
- a CDS encoding gas vesicle protein GvpG, producing the protein MGLLSFIATLPLAPVRGVISLAELIQQQVEEELHNPASARRALEELEDARAAGEITAEEEEQAQQAILDRMTGTGPPTSPEKG; encoded by the coding sequence ATGGGTCTGCTGTCCTTCATCGCCACGCTGCCTCTCGCCCCCGTTCGCGGCGTGATCTCGCTGGCCGAGTTGATACAGCAACAGGTCGAGGAAGAACTCCACAATCCCGCGAGTGCGCGCCGCGCCCTCGAGGAACTGGAGGATGCCCGGGCGGCGGGCGAGATCACGGCCGAGGAAGAGGAGCAGGCACAGCAGGCCATCCTCGACCGTATGACCGGAACGGGACCGCCCACCAGTCCGGAGAAGGGGTGA
- a CDS encoding GvpL/GvpF family gas vesicle protein has protein sequence MSASEKTDDAPEDPRTSGIYVYGIVPADVEAEEDAVGVCDGPVSIIKHGDIAALVSEISVDRPLGKPADLQAHAHLLDGTSRVAPVLPLRFGAVLTDEDAVEEELLSAHADEFASALNELEGRAQYVVKGRYVEEAILREVIEENDQAGKLLGTIRDQPEEATRDARMALGEIVSNAIEAKRDEDTRTVVEALDSLTDAINVREPTHEEEAAQVAILVEVARQEELEEVVGGLAEQWDGRVEMRLLGPLAAYDFVVTQKPEG, from the coding sequence ATGTCTGCGTCAGAAAAGACCGACGATGCACCCGAAGACCCGCGCACCAGCGGTATCTATGTATACGGGATCGTACCTGCGGATGTAGAAGCCGAGGAGGACGCGGTCGGGGTGTGTGACGGACCGGTCAGCATCATCAAGCACGGCGACATCGCCGCTCTCGTGAGCGAAATCTCGGTGGACAGGCCGCTCGGCAAGCCGGCGGACCTCCAAGCCCATGCACACCTCCTCGACGGCACATCCCGCGTGGCACCGGTGCTCCCCCTGCGGTTTGGGGCAGTGCTGACCGATGAAGACGCCGTCGAAGAGGAACTGCTGTCGGCGCATGCCGACGAATTCGCGTCCGCGCTGAATGAACTCGAAGGTCGGGCACAGTATGTAGTGAAGGGACGGTACGTCGAGGAGGCGATCCTTCGCGAGGTGATCGAGGAGAACGACCAGGCCGGCAAACTGCTCGGCACGATTCGGGATCAGCCCGAGGAGGCCACCCGCGACGCACGGATGGCACTCGGCGAGATCGTCAGCAACGCCATCGAGGCCAAGCGGGACGAGGACACCCGCACGGTGGTCGAGGCACTCGACTCGCTCACCGATGCGATCAACGTCCGGGAACCGACTCACGAAGAGGAGGCTGCGCAGGTAGCCATTCTCGTCGAGGTCGCCCGGCAGGAAGAACTCGAGGAGGTAGTGGGCGGACTGGCCGAACAATGGGACGGCCGGGTCGAGATGCGCCTGCTCGGACCTCTCGCCGCCTACGACTTCGTGGTGACGCAGAAGCCGGAGGGCTGA